From a single Brassica rapa cultivar Chiifu-401-42 chromosome A01, CAAS_Brap_v3.01, whole genome shotgun sequence genomic region:
- the LOC108871121 gene encoding heat stress transcription factor A-4c, whose product MAGTGGMYQLFYVGVYEVVDDPSLDSIISWSKSNKSFVIWNPKELGFVRIKGSEHLEFGHEQYFVRGKPDLLTKMRYQAASDRMKKSLKEAKARAEAEKNGCVGDQSPISRMMNARDARIRFNKIMRSFKAKTPLENSFLHLRI is encoded by the exons ATGGCGGGGACGGGTGGGATGTATCAGTTATTTTACGTAGGTGTATACGAGGTGGTGGATGATCCATCACTGGATTCAATAATCTCATGGAGCAAAAGCAACAAGAGTTTTGTCATATGGAATCCTAAAGAGCTA GGGTTTGTGAGAATTAAGGGGTCTGAGCACTTGGAATTCGGACATGAGCAATACTTTGTGAGAGGTAAACCTGATCTTTTGACGAAGATGCGTTACCAAGCTGCCTCGGATAGGATGAAGAAAAGTCTCAAGGAAGCAAAAGCTAGAGCAGAAGCAGAGAAGAACGGCTGTGTGGGAGATCAATCTCCTATTAGTAGGATGATGAATGCCAGAGATGCACGTATTAGGTTCAACAAAATTATGAGATCATTTAAAGCTAAAACGCCACTGGAGAATAGCTTCCTACATCTACGAATTTGA
- the LOC103857627 gene encoding uncharacterized protein LOC103857627: MSESVNSSSASNHFDGQLSALREANVQLGFRIRTKVQEMEEFNKKTTTSKDELIASITCIGKCIDSLERALFKNRVVINNKVNPPMLVRISKDMTNDTLRSNAKLFMDHFKKHTLQYFSNAFFPPVTAPDGDVVPKFAIFRSHLEKCESLFDQVMMEGYDCNLQDI; this comes from the exons ATGTCGGAGTCCGTCAACTCTTCATCTGCTTCCAATCATTTCGACGGCCAGTTGTCAGCTTTGCGAGAGGCCAACGTGCAGTTAGGATTCCGGATAAGGACAAAAGTCCAGGAAATGGAAGAATTCAACAAGAAAACA ACCACCTCCAAAGATGAGCTCATAGCTTCCATAACTTGCATTGGCAAGTGCATTGACAGTCTTGAGAGGGCTTTGTTTAAAAATAGGGTGGTGATAAATAATAAAGTGAATCCACCTATGTTGGTTAGAATATCTAAAGATATGACCAATGATACACTAAGGTCAAATGCCAAGCTCTTCATGGACCATTTCAAGAAACATACCCTCCAGTACTTTTCTAATGCTTTCTTCCCTCCTGTTACTGCACCAGATGGTGATGTTGTGCCCAAGTTTGCTATCTTCAGGTCTCATCTGGAAAAATGCGAGTCTCTCTTTGACCAGGTCATGATGGAAGGTTATGATTGCAACTTGCAAGACATCTAG